A region of Acidisarcina sp. DNA encodes the following proteins:
- a CDS encoding VWA domain-containing protein: MSCRAASRACAMRAWGIVFLAAVCVVSCLAQPESPTFRVNTSVVLVPTLVEMHSGDVVYTLKPDDFILEDNGVPQKIQVDEDFDQAPVSLIVAIEKGRTSLLQFQKISRIGPLVDLFLGQGRGEAAVVTFDSQPQLLTDFTDDTEAIGRDLQRLQPGDGGAAILDTVSYCIDLLEQQPSNRRRVLLLISESRDHGSKHVDSQQLIERLGTSNTLVLSVTYSAAKAEVLNDVKGGGAAGSTINILSPMMMAIAAVRKNVAKEIAVMSGGEYVPFTREKAFQDSIAEVAKHARNRYLLSFHPTDRTPGLHTLRVRLAQDYGAHVVARTSYWAAKDEAEQGR, encoded by the coding sequence ATGAGTTGTCGAGCAGCCTCGCGCGCCTGCGCTATGCGAGCTTGGGGAATCGTCTTCCTTGCCGCAGTTTGTGTTGTCTCCTGCCTGGCTCAACCGGAGAGCCCTACCTTTCGCGTGAATACCTCGGTCGTGCTGGTTCCGACGCTGGTGGAGATGCACTCCGGCGATGTGGTCTATACCCTGAAGCCCGATGATTTTATCCTCGAAGACAATGGCGTCCCGCAGAAGATTCAGGTAGACGAGGACTTCGATCAGGCTCCGGTGTCGTTGATAGTTGCTATCGAGAAGGGCCGCACCAGTCTGCTGCAATTTCAGAAGATCAGCAGGATTGGTCCGCTGGTAGATCTGTTCCTGGGGCAGGGGCGTGGCGAGGCAGCCGTGGTTACCTTTGACAGCCAGCCCCAGTTGCTTACGGATTTCACGGATGATACGGAGGCAATCGGAAGGGACCTGCAGCGCCTGCAGCCAGGAGATGGCGGGGCAGCAATTCTGGATACGGTCAGCTACTGTATCGACCTGCTGGAACAGCAACCCAGCAACCGCCGCCGCGTCCTGCTGTTGATCAGCGAATCGCGCGATCATGGCAGCAAGCATGTGGATTCGCAGCAACTCATCGAACGCCTGGGCACCAGTAATACGCTTGTGCTTAGCGTGACCTACTCCGCGGCGAAGGCGGAGGTTCTGAACGATGTGAAGGGCGGGGGAGCCGCGGGTTCCACGATCAACATCCTGTCCCCGATGATGATGGCGATTGCTGCGGTTCGAAAGAACGTTGCGAAAGAAATCGCGGTGATGAGTGGCGGCGAATATGTGCCGTTTACCAGGGAGAAGGCCTTTCAGGACAGCATCGCGGAGGTGGCGAAGCACGCTCGAAATCGCTACCTGTTGAGTTTTCATCCGACAGATCGCACGCCCGGTCTGCATACGTTGCGGGTGCGGCTGGCGCAGGATTACGGTGCGCATGTTGTGGCGCGCACCAGCTACTGGGCGGCGAAGGACGAGGCTGAGCAGGGCCGATAG